One part of the Algibacter sp. L1A34 genome encodes these proteins:
- a CDS encoding PID-CTERM protein-sorting domain-containing protein has protein sequence MPPPPLPPSFPGLPIDGGVIIGACVGVFYGAKKLLKRS, from the coding sequence ATGCCGCCCCCGCCATTACCTCCATCATTCCCTGGCTTACCAATAGACGGCGGAGTGATTATAGGAGCTTGCGTCGGTGTATTTTATGGTGCTAAAAAACTATTAAAACGAAGCTAG
- a CDS encoding HAD family hydrolase, translated as MKTIKNIIFDLGGVILNLNVPKAIAELETIGITDIVNKTGHHYEYSFFYDFEIGKISEDEYLEALFNLSNETPSYEQIRTAWNAMILDIPKERIAYIESLRSKYNVYLLSNTNAIHQKKFLDEYEEANGSKFNDLFKKAYYSHEVGIRKPDENIFSFVLNDSKLNAEESIFIDDSIDNIKAAESLGIQTFYIKDYNLLSGFATQIL; from the coding sequence ATGAAAACTATAAAAAATATTATTTTCGATTTAGGTGGTGTTATTCTGAATTTAAACGTTCCTAAAGCCATAGCCGAATTGGAAACTATCGGGATAACTGATATTGTTAATAAAACAGGACATCATTATGAGTATTCTTTTTTTTATGATTTTGAAATAGGAAAAATTTCTGAAGACGAGTATCTTGAAGCTTTATTCAATTTATCTAATGAAACACCAAGTTACGAGCAGATTAGAACGGCTTGGAATGCCATGATTTTAGATATACCAAAAGAGCGCATTGCATATATAGAAAGCTTGAGAAGTAAATACAATGTTTATCTTTTAAGTAATACGAATGCCATTCATCAGAAAAAATTTTTAGATGAATATGAAGAGGCAAACGGTTCTAAGTTTAATGATTTATTTAAAAAAGCCTATTATTCTCATGAAGTAGGGATTAGAAAACCCGATGAAAATATTTTTAGTTTTGTTTTAAATGATAGTAAATTAAATGCTGAAGAATCTATATTTATTGATGATTCTATTGATAATATAAAGGCTGCGGAAAGCTTAGGAATACAAACATTTTATATAAAAGATTATAATTTGTTATCTGGTTTTGCCACTCAAATACTATAA
- a CDS encoding beta-ketoacyl-ACP synthase III — MSKISAAITAVGAYVPEYVLTNQILETMVDTNDEWITSRTGIKERRILKDDGKGTSYLAIKAAQDLINKKGIDPKDIELVIVATATPDMKAASTASFTASEIGAINAFSFDMDAACSSFLFGMSVAASYIESGRYKNVLLIGADKMSSIINYKDRATCIIFGDGAGAVLFEPNEENLGLQDEYLRSDGTGRDFLQATYGGSSHALTHEILDQGGQYAFQEGRTVFKNAVFNMADAAEKILKRNNLTKDTVDWLAAHQANKRIIDATANRMDLPTEKVMINIEKYGNTTSATLPLLINDYESQLKKGDNVIFAAFGGGFNWGSIYLKWAYNTK, encoded by the coding sequence ATGAGTAAAATCTCTGCAGCAATTACAGCTGTTGGTGCTTATGTACCGGAATACGTATTAACCAATCAGATCCTTGAAACGATGGTTGATACAAATGATGAATGGATTACTTCTAGAACAGGAATTAAAGAACGCCGTATTCTTAAAGACGATGGTAAGGGTACATCGTACCTAGCAATAAAAGCCGCTCAAGACCTAATAAACAAAAAAGGTATTGACCCAAAAGATATAGAACTTGTTATTGTTGCTACAGCAACTCCAGATATGAAAGCTGCTTCAACAGCATCATTTACAGCATCAGAAATTGGTGCTATAAATGCTTTTTCTTTTGATATGGACGCGGCATGTTCTAGTTTTTTATTCGGAATGTCTGTTGCTGCTAGTTATATTGAATCTGGCCGTTATAAAAATGTATTGTTGATTGGAGCGGATAAAATGTCTTCAATTATTAATTATAAAGATAGAGCCACTTGCATTATTTTTGGAGATGGAGCTGGAGCAGTTCTTTTCGAACCTAATGAAGAAAATCTAGGCTTACAAGATGAATATTTAAGAAGTGACGGAACAGGTCGTGATTTTTTACAAGCCACTTACGGTGGATCATCTCATGCCTTAACTCACGAAATATTAGATCAAGGTGGGCAATATGCTTTTCAAGAAGGTAGAACCGTCTTTAAAAATGCTGTTTTTAATATGGCCGATGCTGCTGAAAAAATATTAAAACGTAACAACTTAACTAAAGACACTGTAGATTGGTTAGCTGCGCACCAAGCAAACAAACGTATTATTGATGCAACAGCAAACCGTATGGATTTACCAACAGAAAAGGTAATGATAAACATAGAAAAATACGGAAACACAACATCTGCAACACTCCCTTTACTTATAAACGATTACGAATCCCAACTTAAAAAAGGAGATAACGTTATTTTCGCTGCCTTTGGAGGTGGATTTAACTGGGGATCTATTTATTTAAAATGGGCTTATAACACAAAGTAA
- a CDS encoding GreA/GreB family elongation factor — MKQSIEIKQKLFKICLESIDSRFQTIQNTINEIQESLTSETKSSAGDKHETGRAMLQLEREKAGNQLAEINKIKIALSKIDVSKTSQTIGLGSIIYTSQANYYIAISSGELTYNNQKFYAISPNTPIGQLLMGKTVEDSIKFRNQNFKIKSVL, encoded by the coding sequence ATGAAACAATCTATAGAAATTAAGCAAAAACTATTCAAGATATGTTTAGAATCTATAGATTCTAGGTTCCAGACCATACAAAATACTATAAACGAAATTCAGGAATCTTTAACTTCAGAAACCAAAAGTAGTGCTGGAGACAAACACGAAACAGGTCGCGCAATGTTGCAATTAGAACGTGAAAAGGCAGGTAATCAACTCGCTGAAATAAACAAAATAAAAATAGCTCTTTCCAAAATTGATGTATCAAAAACATCACAAACTATAGGTTTAGGTAGTATTATTTATACTTCGCAAGCCAATTACTATATTGCTATTAGCTCTGGTGAATTAACATACAACAACCAAAAATTCTATGCCATTTCACCAAACACACCTATTGGGCAGTTGCTAATGGGGAAAACAGTTGAGGACTCTATTAAGTTTAGAAATCAAAATTTTAAAATTAAATCTGTCTTATAG
- a CDS encoding YceD family protein — protein sequence MKPLKEFTIPFVGLKIGKHQFKFDIKQAFFEHFEYEDFNNVNVKADVILEKKATLLELDFKISGSVNVNCDLTNEPYDQSIENDFHLVVNFGDEYNDENVDILILPHGTYEVSIDQYIYELIVLSVPIKRIHPGVEDGTLDSDILDKLEQLSPGLKEKNEQNEDDIDPRWNTLKKLLTDK from the coding sequence ATGAAGCCATTAAAAGAGTTTACAATTCCATTTGTAGGGTTAAAGATCGGCAAACATCAATTTAAGTTTGATATTAAACAAGCGTTCTTTGAACATTTTGAGTATGAAGATTTTAACAATGTAAACGTTAAAGCAGATGTGATCTTAGAAAAAAAGGCCACATTGCTAGAGTTAGATTTTAAAATCTCAGGTTCTGTTAACGTAAATTGCGATTTAACAAACGAACCTTACGACCAATCGATTGAAAACGATTTTCATTTGGTGGTTAATTTCGGTGATGAATATAACGATGAAAACGTTGATATTCTAATACTACCTCACGGTACTTACGAAGTTAGCATTGATCAATACATTTATGAACTAATTGTATTATCTGTTCCAATAAAACGTATTCATCCAGGTGTAGAAGATGGAACATTAGATTCCGACATACTTGATAAATTAGAACAATTAAGCCCTGGGCTTAAAGAAAAAAACGAACAAAACGAGGATGATATAGATCCTCGCTGGAATACATTAAAGAAATTATTAACGGATAAATAA
- the pdxA gene encoding 4-hydroxythreonine-4-phosphate dehydrogenase PdxA, protein MKQAENIIVGISIGDLNGIGGEIILKTFEDERILDFCTPVIFASIKVMSFLKTHFNSGINFHSINSVNQITTGKVNVFNTWKEPVKINFGQEDLKIGEYAVKSLASATKALKDGDVDVLVTAPINKHNIQSEDFKFPGHTDYLAQELEGESLMFMVTDTLRVGLLTDHVPVKDISTHITAELIQQKIATVYKSLVTDFNIQKPKIAVLGINPHTGDNGVIGSEDDDILRPTLKKIKESGKLVYGPYAADSFFGSDNYKNFDAIIASYHDQGLIPFKTLSFGQGVNFTAGLNKIRTSPDHGTAYEIAGKGDANENSFKEALFTALKIYKNRTEFEELTSNPLKKAPRNERSKNYKDR, encoded by the coding sequence ATGAAGCAAGCAGAAAATATAATAGTAGGAATATCTATAGGAGACCTAAATGGTATAGGTGGAGAAATTATTTTAAAAACTTTTGAAGACGAAAGAATTTTAGATTTCTGTACACCAGTTATTTTTGCATCTATAAAAGTAATGAGTTTTTTAAAAACCCATTTTAACTCGGGCATAAACTTTCATAGCATAAATAGCGTGAATCAAATAACCACAGGGAAAGTAAATGTATTTAATACATGGAAAGAACCTGTAAAAATTAATTTTGGCCAAGAAGATTTAAAAATTGGTGAATATGCAGTAAAATCTTTAGCATCGGCAACCAAAGCTTTAAAAGATGGAGATGTTGATGTATTGGTAACCGCTCCAATTAACAAACATAATATACAGTCTGAAGATTTTAAATTCCCAGGGCATACCGATTATTTAGCACAAGAATTAGAAGGAGAAAGCCTCATGTTCATGGTAACCGATACTCTAAGAGTCGGCTTATTAACAGACCATGTGCCCGTAAAAGATATATCAACACATATTACAGCCGAATTAATTCAGCAAAAAATAGCAACGGTATACAAATCCTTAGTAACAGATTTCAACATACAAAAACCAAAAATTGCTGTTTTAGGTATTAATCCGCACACAGGAGATAATGGTGTTATTGGTAGTGAAGATGATGATATATTAAGACCAACACTTAAAAAAATAAAAGAATCTGGCAAACTAGTTTACGGCCCTTATGCCGCAGATAGTTTCTTTGGATCGGATAATTATAAAAATTTCGATGCTATAATTGCATCATATCACGATCAAGGCCTTATTCCCTTTAAAACCTTATCATTTGGTCAAGGCGTTAATTTTACAGCAGGACTAAATAAAATACGCACTTCGCCAGATCATGGCACAGCTTACGAAATAGCAGGAAAAGGAGATGCTAACGAAAATTCATTTAAGGAAGCTTTATTTACTGCTTTAAAAATATACAAGAACAGAACTGAATTCGAAGAATTAACTTCAAACCCATTAAAAAAAGCCCCTCGAAACGAACGCAGTAAAAACTATAAAGACAGGTAG
- a CDS encoding riboflavin synthase → MFTGIIEDIGEVSSLKKELDNLHITVKSGITSELKIDQSVAHNGVCLTVVAVDNDEYTVTAIKETLDKTNLNTLKINDKVNLERAMKLGDRLDGHIVQGHVDQTAICTNVEEANGSWVFTFSYNFDVNNNLTIEKGSITVNGTSLTVVNSKKDSFSVAIIPYTYEHTNFKTFKKGSVVNLEFDVLGKYVAKLASF, encoded by the coding sequence ATGTTTACCGGAATAATTGAAGATATAGGAGAAGTTTCAAGCCTAAAAAAAGAATTAGATAATCTGCATATTACCGTTAAAAGCGGAATAACTTCGGAATTAAAAATAGATCAAAGTGTAGCTCACAATGGGGTTTGTTTAACGGTTGTAGCTGTAGATAATGATGAGTATACCGTTACCGCTATTAAAGAAACACTAGATAAAACTAATTTAAATACCTTAAAAATTAATGATAAGGTCAACTTAGAACGCGCCATGAAATTAGGTGATCGTCTTGATGGGCATATTGTTCAAGGGCATGTGGATCAAACCGCAATTTGTACAAATGTTGAAGAAGCAAATGGAAGTTGGGTGTTTACTTTTAGTTACAATTTTGATGTAAACAATAATTTAACTATTGAAAAAGGATCCATAACTGTAAACGGAACAAGTTTAACTGTTGTGAACTCTAAAAAGGATAGTTTTAGTGTCGCTATTATACCTTATACTTATGAGCATACGAACTTCAAAACCTTTAAGAAAGGTAGTGTTGTTAATCTCGAATTTGATGTTTTAGGGAAATATGTGGCTAAACTAGCTTCGTTTTAA
- the accC gene encoding acetyl-CoA carboxylase biotin carboxylase subunit, which produces MFKKILIANRGEIALRVIRTCKEMGIKTVAVYSTADAESLHVKFADEAVCIGPAASSESYLKMSNIISAAEITNADAIHPGYGFLSENAKFSKICEEHGIKFIGASPEMIDRMGDKANAKETMKAAGVPCVPGSDGVIETFEDCIRIADETGYPVMLKASAGGGGKGMRGVFKPEDLKDAWDSARQESKAAFGDDDMYMEKLILEPRHIEIQIVGDSNGKACHLSERDCSIQRRHQKLTEEVPSPFMTTALRKKMGDAAVKAAEYIKYEGAGTIEFLVDKNRNFYFMEMNTRIQVEHPITEQVIDFDLIREQILVAAGVPISGKNYTPKLHSIECRINAEDPFNNFRPSPGLITTLHAPGGHGVRLDTHVYAGYSIPPNYDSMIAKLITTAQTREEAISKMKRALDEFVIEGIKTTIPFHRQLMDHPDYLAGNYTTKFMEDFVLKKQVEE; this is translated from the coding sequence ATGTTTAAAAAAATATTGATAGCCAATAGAGGTGAAATAGCACTACGTGTTATTAGAACCTGTAAAGAAATGGGCATAAAAACGGTTGCGGTTTACTCAACTGCCGATGCCGAAAGTTTGCACGTAAAATTTGCCGACGAAGCCGTATGTATTGGCCCAGCAGCAAGTAGCGAATCTTACTTAAAAATGTCGAATATAATATCTGCGGCAGAAATTACAAACGCAGATGCCATTCACCCAGGATATGGTTTTTTATCAGAAAACGCTAAGTTTTCTAAAATCTGTGAAGAACATGGTATCAAATTTATTGGTGCATCTCCAGAGATGATCGATCGTATGGGAGATAAAGCAAACGCTAAAGAAACCATGAAAGCTGCTGGAGTACCTTGTGTACCTGGAAGTGATGGGGTTATAGAAACTTTTGAAGATTGCATACGTATTGCCGATGAAACCGGTTACCCTGTAATGCTTAAAGCCTCTGCCGGTGGTGGTGGTAAAGGTATGAGAGGTGTTTTTAAACCAGAAGATTTAAAAGACGCATGGGATTCTGCAAGACAAGAATCTAAAGCTGCTTTTGGAGACGACGATATGTACATGGAAAAACTTATCTTAGAGCCGCGCCATATTGAAATTCAAATCGTAGGTGACTCGAACGGTAAAGCATGTCATTTATCAGAAAGAGATTGCTCAATCCAACGTCGTCACCAAAAATTAACAGAAGAAGTACCGTCCCCATTCATGACGACTGCTCTACGTAAAAAAATGGGAGATGCCGCTGTAAAAGCAGCCGAATATATTAAATACGAAGGCGCTGGAACCATTGAATTCTTAGTTGATAAGAATCGTAACTTCTACTTCATGGAAATGAATACTCGTATCCAAGTAGAACACCCAATTACAGAACAAGTAATAGATTTCGATTTAATACGCGAGCAAATTTTAGTAGCTGCAGGTGTGCCAATTTCAGGTAAAAACTACACGCCAAAATTACACTCTATAGAATGCCGTATTAATGCCGAGGATCCATTTAACAACTTTAGACCATCTCCAGGACTAATAACTACATTACATGCACCAGGAGGTCACGGCGTTCGTTTAGACACTCACGTATACGCAGGTTACTCTATACCTCCAAACTACGATTCTATGATTGCAAAGTTAATTACAACTGCGCAAACTAGGGAAGAAGCCATTAGTAAAATGAAACGTGCGTTAGATGAATTCGTTATCGAAGGCATCAAAACAACTATTCCGTTCCATAGACAATTAATGGATCATCCAGATTATTTGGCAGGTAATTATACCACCAAATTCATGGAAGATTTTGTATTAAAAAAACAAGTTGAAGAATAA
- a CDS encoding ATP-binding protein, with translation MINKRLLIKHLLAHNDENSFYDKKRKIDIGHKEGKAKFLKHVCALSNSNPKNNSYIVIGVEDEDNNIVGVDFFDDSKIQNLINAYLTNPPIVQYENIPFPHLPDNKVVGLVTIRPTGKLTSLKKNVWKYYGGSVFFRDGSISMPKVFDVEIEDVNSEIVEAIEKNAQNNIEHTLDGVFDFMKNRVDYNPQYKVFKEYFVICWAGQKKITKDQVYFSRVDIKLINEQVLLFFSALDEVSIIIDDDTFKIIEYVNLGFQNSNKYYPLEETVIKFENNVSYTIETKLLFQPPQYDKKLLYHIYNTNNAILEKLKKGLTITKEEDNDLKNLPVTYLICYLNLFHEAIDKLNEAKPYLKLYNGEVYTLYKETIRVLRKIKYS, from the coding sequence ATGATTAATAAACGCCTTCTCATAAAACACCTTTTAGCTCACAATGACGAGAACAGTTTTTATGACAAAAAGCGGAAAATTGATATTGGTCACAAGGAAGGAAAAGCTAAATTTTTAAAACACGTTTGTGCCTTATCAAATAGCAACCCCAAGAACAACTCGTATATTGTAATTGGTGTTGAAGATGAAGATAATAATATTGTTGGTGTCGATTTTTTTGATGATAGTAAAATTCAAAATTTAATAAATGCATATTTAACCAATCCACCAATTGTTCAATATGAAAACATTCCGTTTCCTCATTTACCAGATAATAAAGTAGTTGGCTTAGTAACTATTAGACCAACAGGAAAACTAACATCACTCAAGAAAAATGTTTGGAAATATTATGGAGGCTCTGTGTTTTTTAGAGACGGAAGCATAAGTATGCCAAAGGTTTTCGATGTTGAAATTGAAGACGTAAACTCTGAAATTGTTGAAGCCATAGAAAAAAACGCCCAAAACAATATAGAACACACGCTCGATGGGGTTTTCGACTTCATGAAAAACCGAGTAGATTACAACCCGCAATATAAAGTGTTTAAAGAATATTTTGTAATCTGTTGGGCCGGACAAAAAAAGATAACGAAAGATCAAGTTTATTTTTCAAGAGTAGATATTAAACTAATAAACGAACAGGTACTTCTCTTTTTTTCAGCACTTGACGAAGTATCCATAATAATAGACGATGATACTTTTAAAATTATTGAATATGTTAATTTAGGGTTTCAAAACTCAAATAAATATTATCCATTAGAAGAAACCGTTATTAAATTTGAAAATAATGTCAGCTACACTATTGAAACTAAACTTCTATTTCAGCCTCCACAGTATGATAAAAAACTTTTATACCACATTTACAATACCAATAACGCTATTTTAGAAAAACTAAAAAAAGGACTAACAATAACCAAAGAAGAAGACAACGATTTAAAAAACCTACCAGTCACCTATTTAATTTGTTACCTTAACTTATTTCATGAAGCTATAGATAAACTCAACGAAGCCAAACCTTATTTAAAATTATACAACGGAGAAGTTTACACCTTATACAAAGAAACCATCAGGGTTTTAAGAAAAATAAAATATAGTTAA
- a CDS encoding SDR family NAD(P)-dependent oxidoreductase translates to MTRTALITGATSGIGKATAYEFAKNGIRLILCGRRLERLNIIQKELKLLTDVHILNFDVRNKQATLAAIDNLPDNFKTIDILINNAGNAHGLDAINEGNIDDWDAMIDINVKGLLYVSKAVIPKMTKRKSGHIINIGSSAGKEVYPKGNVYCASKHAVLAITEGMRIDLNPYGIKVGAVNPGMVETEFSEVRFKGDTSANNVYKGFKALEAKDVADVIYFAISRPPHVNLADILMFCTAQASSTIIKKEA, encoded by the coding sequence ATGACAAGAACAGCCTTAATTACAGGAGCAACAAGTGGTATTGGCAAAGCAACCGCCTATGAATTTGCTAAAAACGGAATTAGATTAATACTGTGTGGCCGACGACTAGAACGCCTAAACATCATACAAAAGGAACTAAAACTCCTAACTGATGTACATATTCTAAATTTTGATGTACGCAACAAGCAAGCCACCCTTGCTGCTATTGATAATTTGCCTGACAATTTTAAAACGATTGATATTTTAATAAATAACGCAGGAAATGCACATGGCCTAGACGCTATTAATGAAGGTAATATCGATGATTGGGATGCTATGATAGATATAAATGTAAAAGGATTACTTTATGTTAGCAAAGCCGTTATCCCCAAAATGACAAAACGAAAATCGGGACATATTATTAATATTGGATCCTCGGCAGGAAAAGAAGTTTACCCAAAAGGGAATGTGTATTGCGCCAGCAAACATGCCGTTTTAGCGATCACGGAAGGTATGCGCATTGACTTAAACCCATACGGTATTAAAGTTGGAGCCGTAAATCCTGGTATGGTGGAAACCGAATTTTCAGAAGTACGATTTAAAGGAGATACTAGTGCTAATAATGTTTACAAAGGTTTTAAAGCTCTAGAAGCCAAAGATGTTGCCGATGTTATATATTTTGCAATTTCCCGACCGCCACATGTTAACCTTGCCGATATTTTAATGTTTTGCACAGCACAGGCTAGCTCTACTATTATTAAAAAAGAAGCATGA
- the accB gene encoding acetyl-CoA carboxylase biotin carboxyl carrier protein, whose translation MDIKEIQNLIKFVAKSGASEVKLEMDDIKITIRTGSESDTTIVHQVPAAHQMPQIAQQAAVPVNTEAVAPVAAAPADEDSKYITIKSPIIGTFYRKPSPDKPLFVEVGQNIAEGDVLCIIEAMKLFNEIESEISGKVVKILVDDSSPVEFDQPLFLVDPS comes from the coding sequence ATGGATATAAAAGAGATTCAAAACTTAATTAAATTTGTTGCAAAATCTGGAGCAAGCGAGGTTAAATTAGAAATGGACGATATTAAAATCACCATTAGAACAGGCTCAGAGTCCGATACAACTATCGTACACCAAGTCCCTGCAGCTCACCAAATGCCACAAATAGCGCAACAAGCAGCAGTACCCGTAAATACAGAAGCAGTAGCACCAGTAGCTGCAGCACCTGCCGACGAAGATTCAAAATATATTACTATTAAATCACCAATTATTGGTACGTTCTATAGAAAACCATCACCAGATAAACCTTTATTTGTTGAAGTAGGTCAAAACATTGCAGAAGGTGACGTACTTTGTATTATAGAAGCCATGAAACTTTTCAACGAAATCGAATCTGAAATTTCAGGAAAAGTCGTAAAAATATTAGTGGACGATTCTTCACCAGTAGAATTCGACCAACCTTTATTCTTGGTAGATCCATCTTAA
- the rpmF gene encoding 50S ribosomal protein L32, whose protein sequence is MAHPKRKISKTRRDKRRTHYKATAPQIATCPTTGEPHLYHRAHWHEGKLYYRGQILIDNSEVENVA, encoded by the coding sequence ATGGCACATCCTAAAAGAAAAATCTCGAAAACAAGAAGAGATAAAAGAAGAACACATTACAAAGCAACTGCGCCACAGATTGCTACTTGCCCAACAACAGGTGAGCCGCATTTATACCACAGAGCACATTGGCATGAAGGTAAATTATACTATAGAGGTCAAATATTAATTGACAACTCAGAAGTAGAAAACGTAGCATAA
- a CDS encoding ABC transporter ATP-binding protein produces the protein MLQVNNISFSYNKTEILKNISFSVRAGEQLSIIGESGSGKSTLLKLLYGEFDLNAGHIFWGDTEILGPKYNLVVGYDFMKYVAQEFDLMPFTSVAENIGAFLSNFYPEEKQERTKELLEVVELTEFANVKVKTLSGGQKQRVALARALAKEPEIMLLDEPFSHIDNFKKQSLRRNVFKYLKLKNIACIVATHDKEDVLGFADRMLILNNHEVEVEGTPEDLFKNPETPLIASFFGEFNEIDNQIIYAHQLNVVQDSKLKAIIKRVYFKGHYYLIEADLNGELVFFEHESLLKIDSEVCLYY, from the coding sequence ATGCTTCAAGTTAATAATATTTCTTTTTCATATAATAAAACCGAGATTTTAAAAAACATTTCTTTTTCTGTAAGAGCAGGAGAGCAGCTTTCTATTATAGGTGAAAGCGGCTCCGGAAAAAGCACCCTTTTAAAATTGCTTTATGGGGAGTTCGATTTAAACGCTGGTCATATTTTTTGGGGAGATACAGAAATACTTGGACCAAAATATAATCTTGTTGTGGGGTATGATTTTATGAAATACGTTGCTCAAGAATTCGATTTAATGCCTTTTACATCGGTTGCTGAAAATATTGGTGCGTTTCTTTCTAATTTTTATCCCGAAGAAAAACAAGAACGCACCAAAGAATTACTTGAAGTTGTAGAGCTTACTGAGTTTGCTAATGTAAAAGTAAAAACATTAAGTGGTGGACAAAAACAGCGGGTAGCACTGGCACGAGCTTTGGCAAAGGAACCCGAAATTATGTTGCTTGATGAACCTTTTAGCCATATTGATAATTTTAAAAAACAATCCTTACGCCGTAATGTTTTTAAGTATTTAAAATTGAAAAACATTGCATGTATTGTGGCTACACACGATAAAGAAGATGTGTTGGGTTTTGCAGATAGAATGCTCATTTTAAATAATCATGAAGTTGAAGTTGAAGGCACACCAGAAGATCTTTTTAAAAATCCTGAAACCCCTTTAATTGCTTCGTTTTTTGGTGAGTTTAATGAGATTGATAATCAGATTATTTATGCACATCAACTTAATGTAGTGCAAGATTCTAAATTAAAAGCTATTATTAAACGAGTGTATTTTAAAGGACATTATTATTTAATTGAAGCAGATTTGAACGGAGAATTAGTGTTTTTTGAACACGAAAGCCTTCTTAAAATTGATTCAGAAGTTTGTCTTTATTATTAA
- a CDS encoding IS1595 family transposase — MDIFSFGVHFTDESSCRLHFKEQRDKQGVICHRCQGKDHYWLKNKWSYQCKSCKARISLRSGTIMESSKLSFMTWYKTIFLMSTTKKGFSSKEIQRQLGLKRYEPVWAMVHKLRKAMGERDDRYTLEGMIEMDEGYFTIEASENDHKTQKSGRGSKTKSNVMIMAESTVLENLDTGEVERQCRYFKAKVLTDHKPQGTDQTLQSSIDGNQNIVFTDQSTSYVNIADYVEIHVSKKSNEQTTKETLKWVHIAISNAKRNFVGTYHKIKAKYLQLYLNEFVYKLNRRYFGDKIFDRLVIVSITANGH, encoded by the coding sequence ATGGATATATTTTCTTTTGGAGTTCATTTTACTGATGAATCAAGTTGTCGCTTACATTTTAAAGAACAGCGAGATAAACAAGGAGTGATTTGTCACCGTTGTCAGGGGAAAGATCACTATTGGTTAAAAAATAAGTGGAGTTATCAGTGTAAATCCTGTAAAGCCAGAATTTCTTTACGTAGTGGAACTATAATGGAAAGTTCCAAGTTATCCTTTATGACTTGGTATAAAACTATATTTCTAATGAGTACTACAAAAAAAGGTTTTTCAAGTAAGGAAATACAGCGTCAATTGGGTTTAAAACGTTATGAGCCTGTTTGGGCAATGGTTCACAAGTTACGTAAAGCAATGGGAGAGCGAGATGATCGATATACTTTAGAAGGCATGATAGAAATGGATGAAGGTTATTTTACAATAGAAGCCTCAGAAAATGATCATAAAACACAGAAATCTGGTCGTGGAAGTAAAACTAAGTCAAATGTTATGATAATGGCAGAGAGTACAGTGCTTGAAAATCTAGATACAGGCGAAGTTGAGCGCCAATGTAGATATTTTAAAGCTAAAGTCCTTACGGATCATAAACCACAGGGTACTGACCAAACTTTACAATCAAGCATTGATGGTAATCAGAATATTGTTTTTACAGATCAAAGCACATCATATGTGAATATAGCCGATTATGTAGAGATACATGTGAGTAAAAAATCTAATGAACAGACAACTAAGGAAACTTTAAAATGGGTGCATATAGCTATTAGTAATGCTAAAAGAAATTTTGTAGGTACCTATCATAAAATTAAAGCTAAATACCTCCAATTATATCTTAATGAATTTGTTTACAAACTCAACAGAAGATATTTTGGAGATAAGATATTTGACAGGTTAGTAATAGTTAGTATCACAGCTAATGGACATTAA